A single genomic interval of Thermotoga sp. harbors:
- a CDS encoding L7Ae/L30e/S12e/Gadd45 family ribosomal protein yields MNDQIEKKVYSYIGFAVRARKVVFGKERIRAYIRAPRKKKLIIIAEDASDRTKRDTIVRCENKNVPYIIMFTKEELGRLLDKPGVSVIGLEEDSLIEAIEKVVK; encoded by the coding sequence ATGAACGATCAGATAGAAAAGAAGGTTTACAGTTACATTGGATTCGCTGTGAGAGCGAGGAAAGTTGTCTTTGGAAAAGAGCGTATCAGAGCGTACATAAGGGCTCCAAGGAAGAAGAAACTCATCATCATAGCAGAAGACGCCAGTGACAGGACAAAGAGAGATACCATTGTGCGGTGCGAGAACAAAAACGTTCCCTACATCATCATGTTCACCAAGGAGGAGCTGGGAAGACTACTGGACAAACCCGGTGTTTCTGTGATAGGCCTAGAAGAGGACAGTCTAATAGAGGCGATAGAAAAGGTGGTAAAATAG
- a CDS encoding DUF2905 domain-containing protein, which produces MFQGIGKILILMGLVLVVFGVLLVLFEKIPFFGKLPGDIVIRRKNFIFYFPLMTSLIISVVISLILYLISRMR; this is translated from the coding sequence ATGTTCCAGGGGATCGGAAAGATCTTGATCCTCATGGGACTGGTCCTGGTGGTTTTTGGTGTTTTACTCGTTCTGTTCGAGAAGATCCCGTTTTTTGGAAAACTTCCCGGAGATATAGTGATAAGACGAAAGAACTTCATCTTCTATTTCCCGTTGATGACGAGTTTGATCATCAGTGTGGTGATATCCCTCATTCTGTACCTGATATCTCGCATGAGGTGA